A window from Thermomonas aquatica encodes these proteins:
- a CDS encoding nucleotidyl transferase AbiEii/AbiGii toxin family protein — MTKPGPAANRIASIRQRLLERARIRGEDFQLVLDRYAVERLLYRLSISPHRDQFLLKGALLFALWFDQPHRPTRDADLLGFGSPDPERLAAIVAELCAIEDEDGLRFDVGSMTVEPIREEAAYEGLRIRLLAFLGDARCHLQWDVGFGDAVTPAPADVDYPVLLEGMPAPRLRVYPRDTVFAEKLEAIATLGIANSRMKDYFDLLALMREQAMAPATLAEAIRATFQRRGTAPPEGVPFGLTDAFATDAQKQSQWAAFLRRNRLTAPALAEVVAELRAFFIALDPWAGGRHPGHDQPQPQQTP; from the coding sequence GTGACCAAGCCGGGACCTGCGGCCAATCGCATCGCCTCGATCCGGCAACGCCTGCTGGAGCGCGCGCGGATACGCGGTGAGGATTTCCAACTCGTCCTCGATCGCTACGCCGTGGAGCGGCTGCTGTATCGGCTGTCGATCTCGCCGCATCGCGACCAGTTCCTACTCAAGGGCGCACTGCTGTTCGCACTCTGGTTCGACCAGCCGCACCGGCCCACGCGCGATGCCGACCTTCTTGGCTTCGGGTCGCCGGATCCCGAACGGCTGGCCGCCATCGTCGCCGAGCTCTGCGCCATCGAGGACGAAGATGGTCTGCGATTCGATGTCGGCTCGATGACGGTCGAACCCATCCGTGAGGAAGCCGCATACGAAGGTCTGCGGATCCGCCTGCTGGCCTTCCTCGGCGACGCGCGATGCCATCTGCAGTGGGACGTAGGCTTCGGCGACGCGGTCACGCCGGCGCCGGCAGACGTCGACTATCCCGTGCTGCTGGAAGGCATGCCGGCACCCCGTCTGCGGGTCTATCCGCGCGATACCGTCTTCGCCGAGAAGCTGGAAGCCATCGCCACCTTGGGCATCGCCAACAGCCGGATGAAGGACTACTTCGACCTGCTGGCGCTGATGCGCGAGCAGGCGATGGCGCCCGCCACCTTGGCCGAGGCCATCCGCGCGACCTTCCAGCGCCGCGGCACCGCGCCGCCCGAGGGCGTGCCGTTCGGCCTGACCGACGCCTTTGCCACCGATGCGCAGAAGCAGTCCCAGTGGGCCGCCTTCCTGCGCCGCAACCGGCTGACCGCCCCGGCACTTGCCGAGGTGGTGGCGGAACTCAGGGCCTTTTTCATTGCGCTGGATCCGTGGGCTGGCGGCCGCCATCCCGGCCACGACCAGCCCCAACCCCAGCAGACACCATGA
- a CDS encoding type IV toxin-antitoxin system AbiEi family antitoxin domain-containing protein — MTDPAAIAKALIQHKGAVRSRELVDAGVARVQLSRLVAAGELIRLARGVYTAPGVVLPGSEEGVLVVAERIPEARLCLLTALRLHGLTTQAPFEVWIAIGNKDRLPRLDWPPLRVLRFSGEALTAGLETRTMGSKQVRVTNVAKTVADCFKFRNLVGLDVAIEALRDALRARATSVDELWKYAQICRVTTVMRPYLEALA; from the coding sequence ATGACCGATCCGGCGGCCATCGCGAAAGCACTTATCCAGCACAAGGGCGCGGTCCGCTCCCGGGAGCTGGTGGACGCCGGCGTAGCGCGCGTGCAGCTCTCGCGCCTGGTGGCGGCCGGCGAGCTGATCCGGCTGGCGCGCGGCGTCTACACCGCACCCGGGGTGGTGCTGCCCGGCAGTGAGGAAGGCGTACTGGTGGTCGCCGAGCGCATCCCCGAGGCGAGACTGTGCCTACTGACGGCCCTGCGGCTGCATGGCCTGACCACCCAGGCGCCGTTCGAGGTGTGGATCGCCATCGGCAACAAGGACCGGCTGCCGCGTCTGGATTGGCCCCCGCTGCGCGTTCTCCGTTTTTCAGGCGAGGCCCTCACCGCAGGGCTCGAGACTCGCACGATGGGCAGCAAGCAGGTGCGCGTCACCAATGTCGCCAAGACGGTGGCGGACTGCTTCAAGTTTCGCAATCTGGTGGGGCTGGATGTGGCCATCGAAGCCCTGCGCGATGCGCTGCGCGCGCGCGCCACCAGCGTCGACGAGCTGTGGAAGTACGCGCAGATTTGCCGCGTCACCACGGTCATGCGGCCCTACCTGGAGGCGCTGGCGTGA
- a CDS encoding restriction endonuclease subunit S, with protein sequence MALIRSQNVYNGEFYLGGLAHITDKQAEEMNGVSVLPEDVLLNITGDSVARCTVAPADVLPARVNQHVCIIRPDREKLLSKFLMYFLISPAMQSHMLSIAGSGGTRNALTKGMIEKFEVPTPSITEQQCITDVLSAYDDLIENNRRRIALLEQSARLLYREWFVHLRFPGHEHVKVVDGVPEGWAINSIAEMFDTTSGGTPSRSVPEYFVGDINWVKTQELDELFIFDTEEHISEAALKNSAAKLFPEGTLLVSIYGGTNIGRTGLLAKAAASNQACVALMPKRHPDDVLFAQKWLQENRGHVVGLGQGAAQTNISQQTLRSQKMLVPTVELLDEFVGAIKPMYQQIANICQQNAKLRDARDLLLPRLMSGDLVV encoded by the coding sequence GTGGCGCTGATTCGCAGTCAGAATGTTTACAACGGAGAGTTCTACCTCGGCGGTCTTGCGCATATCACCGATAAGCAGGCCGAAGAAATGAATGGCGTTTCGGTTCTGCCGGAAGATGTGCTTCTCAACATCACCGGCGACTCCGTTGCCCGATGCACCGTAGCGCCAGCCGATGTATTGCCGGCCCGTGTGAATCAGCATGTATGCATCATCAGGCCAGACCGCGAAAAACTCCTGTCCAAGTTTTTGATGTATTTCCTCATTTCGCCTGCGATGCAAAGTCACATGCTTTCGATCGCTGGATCGGGTGGTACGCGCAATGCGCTTACCAAAGGAATGATCGAAAAATTCGAGGTTCCCACTCCATCAATCACAGAGCAGCAGTGCATCACCGATGTCCTGTCGGCTTACGACGACCTGATCGAAAACAACCGCCGCCGCATCGCGTTGCTGGAGCAATCCGCCCGCCTGCTGTACCGCGAATGGTTCGTGCACCTGCGCTTCCCCGGCCACGAGCACGTCAAGGTGGTGGATGGTGTGCCGGAGGGGTGGGCTATCAACTCGATCGCCGAAATGTTTGACACTACGAGTGGCGGAACACCGAGTCGGTCGGTCCCCGAGTATTTCGTTGGTGACATCAACTGGGTCAAGACGCAGGAGCTGGATGAGCTTTTCATCTTCGATACTGAAGAGCACATCTCAGAAGCGGCGCTCAAGAACTCGGCTGCAAAACTCTTTCCGGAAGGGACTCTATTAGTCTCGATTTACGGCGGTACGAATATCGGCAGGACGGGGTTGTTAGCCAAGGCCGCTGCCTCGAACCAGGCGTGCGTTGCGTTGATGCCGAAGCGGCACCCTGACGATGTCCTATTTGCCCAGAAGTGGCTGCAAGAAAATCGCGGCCACGTGGTTGGGCTTGGGCAGGGTGCGGCTCAAACAAATATCAGCCAACAAACGCTGCGCAGCCAGAAGATGCTTGTACCAACTGTTGAACTCTTGGATGAGTTCGTCGGTGCCATCAAGCCCATGTACCAGCAGATCGCAAATATTTGCCAGCAGAACGCCAAACTGCGTGATGCCCGCGATCTCCTACTTCCCCGCCTGATGAGCGGCGACCTGGTGGTTTGA
- a CDS encoding type I restriction endonuclease subunit R, with amino-acid sequence MALNEDTLVQQTTADYLRDALGWRSEYAYNTEVLGPEGSFGRKSEQDVVLTRILGEKLMALNPGLPDAAYRDALRQIVEVGAGLRGMAANREKYQPLRDGVKVSYRKPDGTLEARTLRVFDFDTPDNNDFLAVRELWVKGELYRRRPDIIGFVNGIPLLFIECKTIHKNLRKAFDQNLKDYQDTIPHLFHHNAFLLLANGSEAKVGALGGKYEHFHNWKRLEEAEPGVVDMETLLKGVCDKRNFLDLFENFILFDDVGERTIKIVARNHQFLGVNRAIRAVANRAQNQGKLGVFWHTQGSGKSYSMLFFTRKVHRRVGGNYTFVIVTDRDDLDGQIYQTYVGCGVVAEGDNARAASGAHLKEMLGQHKGYVFSLVQKFNEQVDPNNPYSQRDDIIVISDEAHRTQYGTLALNMRNALPGASYIGFTGTPLMGDDEVTRRVFGDYVSTYDFRRAVDDGATVPLYYDARGEKLKVATDDLNQRIADKLAEFEDELNADPDAQRRLEAAMGRDYHVITADERLDRIARDFVRHYAEGWESGKAMFVCIDKPTCVRMHGLIEKYWTEHIHALTVRNNSETDDQALAERTRQLKWMGETRFAVMVSEEQGEVDRFRRLGLDIQPHRRLIKEGWSVPGAPKPLSMEDAFKKADHPFRVAIVCAMWMTGFDVPTLGTLYLDKPLKAHTLMQAIARANRVAEGKTNGLIVDYCGILKNLRRALATFAGATGEGDTGGEGMDPAQPEERLLELLDGGLSEVTVWLSQRQVPLSAIVDSTGFQRNKAILDAKESINENDETRKRFELMARAVLARFKSCVHVAGVNDRRERVDAVMIVYKKLREDVEKADISHILQALREEVNQAIVAADAKASPAGKPGVGEERLFDISKIDFAKLLKEFQRSKRKQTTVQSLKAAIESRLAKLLAMNPARKNYQEQYEQIVADYNREVDRATIEATFQRLLLLSQGLSEEEQRAVELGLDEETLALFDLLRKPDLDKRGIEKLKGVSKSLLATLKARLAEIADWQATEGNRDAVRVAIHDFLYDDKTGLPLDLYDEREVEVTTDAVYEHVWRVYPTLPSPVYAN; translated from the coding sequence ATGGCGTTGAACGAAGACACGCTGGTCCAGCAGACCACCGCCGACTACCTGCGCGATGCGCTGGGTTGGCGCAGCGAGTATGCGTACAACACGGAGGTGTTGGGCCCGGAAGGCAGCTTCGGCCGCAAGAGCGAACAGGATGTGGTGCTGACCCGCATCCTGGGCGAGAAACTTATGGCGCTGAATCCGGGCCTGCCCGACGCCGCCTACCGGGACGCCCTGCGACAGATCGTGGAGGTGGGCGCCGGCCTGCGTGGCATGGCGGCCAACCGCGAGAAGTACCAGCCTCTCCGCGACGGGGTGAAGGTCAGCTACCGTAAGCCCGACGGCACGCTGGAGGCGCGCACCCTGCGGGTGTTCGACTTCGATACCCCGGATAACAACGACTTCCTGGCCGTGCGCGAGCTGTGGGTCAAGGGCGAGCTGTACCGGCGCCGGCCGGACATCATCGGCTTCGTCAACGGTATCCCGCTGCTGTTCATCGAATGCAAGACCATCCACAAGAACCTGCGCAAGGCCTTCGATCAGAACCTGAAGGACTACCAGGACACCATCCCGCATCTGTTCCACCACAACGCCTTCCTGCTGCTGGCCAATGGCAGCGAGGCCAAGGTTGGCGCGCTGGGCGGCAAGTACGAGCACTTCCACAACTGGAAGCGGCTGGAGGAAGCCGAGCCCGGCGTGGTGGACATGGAGACCCTGCTCAAGGGCGTCTGCGACAAGCGCAACTTCCTGGACCTGTTCGAGAACTTCATCCTGTTCGACGACGTGGGCGAGCGCACCATCAAGATCGTGGCGCGCAACCACCAGTTCCTGGGCGTGAACCGCGCCATCCGCGCCGTGGCCAACCGCGCGCAGAACCAGGGCAAGCTCGGCGTGTTCTGGCATACCCAGGGCAGCGGCAAGAGCTATTCGATGCTGTTCTTCACCCGCAAGGTGCATCGGCGCGTGGGCGGCAATTACACCTTCGTGATCGTCACCGACCGCGATGACCTGGACGGCCAGATCTACCAGACCTACGTGGGCTGCGGCGTGGTGGCAGAAGGGGACAACGCCCGCGCGGCCAGCGGAGCACACCTGAAAGAGATGCTGGGCCAGCACAAGGGCTACGTGTTCAGCCTGGTGCAGAAGTTCAATGAGCAGGTGGACCCGAACAACCCGTATTCGCAGCGCGACGACATCATCGTGATTAGCGACGAGGCGCACCGCACCCAATACGGCACGCTGGCGCTGAACATGCGCAACGCGCTGCCGGGTGCCAGCTACATCGGGTTCACTGGCACCCCGCTGATGGGCGACGACGAGGTGACGCGCCGGGTCTTCGGCGACTACGTCTCCACCTACGATTTCCGGCGTGCGGTGGACGACGGCGCCACGGTGCCCCTGTACTACGACGCCCGCGGCGAGAAGCTCAAGGTCGCCACCGATGACCTGAACCAGCGCATCGCAGACAAGCTGGCCGAGTTCGAGGACGAGCTCAATGCCGACCCCGACGCGCAGCGGCGGCTGGAAGCGGCCATGGGCCGCGACTACCACGTCATCACCGCCGATGAGCGCCTGGACCGCATCGCCCGCGACTTTGTCCGGCATTACGCCGAGGGCTGGGAAAGTGGCAAGGCGATGTTCGTCTGCATCGACAAGCCCACCTGTGTGCGAATGCACGGGCTGATCGAGAAGTACTGGACCGAACACATCCATGCGCTGACGGTCCGGAACAACAGCGAGACTGACGACCAGGCGCTGGCGGAGCGGACCCGGCAGCTCAAGTGGATGGGCGAGACCCGCTTCGCCGTGATGGTCAGCGAAGAGCAGGGCGAGGTGGACCGCTTCCGCCGGCTGGGGCTGGACATCCAGCCGCACCGCCGGTTGATCAAGGAAGGTTGGAGCGTGCCCGGCGCGCCCAAGCCGCTGAGCATGGAGGATGCCTTCAAGAAGGCCGACCACCCGTTCCGCGTGGCGATTGTCTGCGCGATGTGGATGACCGGCTTCGACGTGCCGACGCTGGGCACGCTGTACCTGGACAAGCCGCTCAAGGCGCACACCCTGATGCAGGCCATCGCCCGCGCCAACCGCGTGGCGGAGGGCAAGACCAATGGCCTGATCGTGGACTACTGCGGAATCCTGAAGAACCTGCGCCGCGCGCTGGCGACCTTCGCCGGGGCGACGGGTGAGGGCGACACGGGCGGCGAAGGCATGGACCCCGCGCAGCCGGAGGAGCGACTGCTGGAGCTACTGGACGGGGGCCTGTCCGAAGTGACGGTATGGCTGAGCCAGCGGCAGGTGCCGCTGTCCGCGATCGTGGACAGCACCGGCTTCCAGCGGAACAAGGCGATCCTGGACGCCAAGGAATCGATCAACGAGAACGACGAGACCCGCAAACGCTTCGAGCTGATGGCGCGCGCGGTGCTGGCGCGGTTCAAGTCCTGCGTGCATGTAGCGGGCGTCAACGATCGGCGCGAACGGGTGGACGCGGTGATGATCGTCTACAAGAAGTTGCGCGAGGACGTGGAGAAGGCAGACATCAGCCACATCCTCCAGGCCCTTCGGGAGGAGGTGAACCAGGCGATCGTCGCGGCAGATGCCAAGGCGAGCCCGGCGGGCAAACCTGGGGTGGGCGAAGAGCGCCTGTTCGACATCAGCAAGATCGACTTCGCCAAGCTGCTGAAGGAGTTTCAGCGCAGCAAGCGCAAGCAGACCACCGTGCAGAGCCTGAAAGCGGCGATCGAGTCTCGCCTGGCCAAGCTGCTGGCCATGAACCCTGCACGCAAGAACTACCAGGAGCAGTACGAGCAGATCGTGGCCGACTACAACCGCGAGGTGGACCGCGCCACCATCGAGGCCACCTTCCAACGCCTCCTGCTCCTCAGCCAGGGTCTCAGCGAGGAGGAACAGAGGGCCGTCGAGCTGGGGCTGGACGAGGAAACGCTCGCTCTCTTCGACCTGCTACGCAAGCCGGATCTGGACAAGCGCGGCATCGAGAAGCTCAAGGGCGTCTCCAAGTCACTGCTCGCCACCCTAAAGGCCCGCTTGGCCGAGATCGCCGACTGGCAGGCCACCGAAGGCAATCGCGACGCGGTCCGCGTGGCCATCCACGACTTCCTCTACGACGACAAGACCGGGCTGCCGCTGGATCTGTACGACGAGCGCGAGGTCGAAGTGACCACGGATGCTGTGTACGAGCACGTCTGGCGGGTCTATCCGACGCTGCCGTCGCCGGTCTATGCCAACTAG
- a CDS encoding type I restriction-modification system subunit M, protein MSQLQNIEAIEKRLWSAADLLRANSGLASNEYFMPVMGLIFLRHAYSRYLAVKPQIEAGLPKRGGVPKALTKEDFSQQGAIFLRPEAQFDHLVSLPDSADRAAAIINAMEGIEADYAALRGVLPKADYQKIGNDDLGELLRKLNPEELKTANGDIFGRIYEYFLTQFADQGAHDGGEFFTPISIVQMIANLIEPERGSVLDPACGSGGMFVQSANLVERNHGDPSKALTFWGMEKNATTIKLAQMNLAVHGLQGNIAEAISYYSDPHELLGKADYVMANPPFNVDEVDAEKVRNDPRLPFGLPGVNKAGKVSNGNYLWISYFYSYLSKRGRAGFVMSSQASSAGRDEAKVRQKLVETGDVDVMVAIRGNFFYTRTVPCELWFFDKAKPAQHSDHVLMLDARNVYRKVTRKIYDFSPEQLANLTSIVWLYRGQQGRFLWLVREHLLACIRAALASQVPLREAHAALAAWANLLRSPLQEGDALTAQVALDDALTQFNRDVVAFNTQSNAVAADGIPDGAGNTELHEAAARLVPLADASRDLVKAVDHLYKLAGHAQDARQGDANSRDLNRVRKAADEARRAAVDALKPVRYFHRQALWLQERFPDAELRDVQGLVKRVSRAEIEANDWSLTPGRYVGVAPEEVDEDFDFEAALRDIHVELAGLNEEAVALAAKIARNFEELGA, encoded by the coding sequence ATGAGCCAACTCCAGAACATCGAAGCCATCGAAAAGCGCCTGTGGAGCGCAGCCGACCTCCTGCGCGCCAATTCCGGCCTGGCCAGCAACGAGTACTTCATGCCCGTGATGGGCCTGATCTTCCTGCGCCATGCCTACAGCCGCTACTTGGCGGTCAAGCCGCAGATCGAAGCCGGCTTGCCGAAGCGCGGCGGGGTTCCAAAGGCGCTGACCAAGGAGGACTTCAGCCAGCAGGGCGCCATCTTCCTGCGTCCGGAAGCCCAGTTCGATCACCTGGTGTCCCTTCCGGATTCGGCCGACCGCGCGGCGGCGATCATCAATGCAATGGAGGGCATCGAAGCCGACTACGCGGCCCTGCGCGGCGTGCTGCCCAAGGCGGACTACCAGAAGATCGGCAACGACGACCTGGGGGAGCTGCTGCGCAAGCTCAACCCGGAAGAGCTCAAGACCGCGAACGGCGACATCTTCGGCCGCATCTACGAGTACTTCCTGACCCAGTTCGCTGACCAGGGCGCGCACGACGGCGGGGAGTTCTTCACGCCCATCTCCATCGTGCAGATGATCGCCAACCTGATCGAGCCGGAGCGGGGCAGCGTACTGGACCCGGCCTGCGGGTCCGGCGGCATGTTCGTGCAGAGCGCCAACCTGGTGGAGCGCAACCACGGCGACCCCAGCAAGGCGCTGACCTTCTGGGGCATGGAGAAGAACGCCACCACCATCAAGCTGGCGCAGATGAACCTGGCCGTGCACGGGCTGCAGGGCAATATCGCCGAGGCCATCAGCTACTACAGCGACCCACACGAGCTGCTGGGCAAGGCCGACTACGTGATGGCCAATCCGCCATTCAACGTGGACGAGGTGGACGCGGAAAAGGTCCGCAACGATCCGCGCCTGCCGTTCGGCCTGCCCGGCGTGAACAAGGCGGGCAAGGTCAGCAACGGCAACTACCTCTGGATCTCCTACTTCTACAGCTACCTGTCCAAGCGCGGCCGCGCCGGCTTCGTGATGTCCTCGCAGGCGTCCAGCGCCGGGCGCGACGAAGCCAAGGTGCGCCAGAAGCTGGTGGAAACCGGCGACGTGGATGTGATGGTGGCCATCCGCGGCAACTTCTTCTACACCCGCACCGTGCCCTGCGAATTGTGGTTCTTCGACAAGGCCAAGCCGGCGCAGCACAGCGACCACGTCCTGATGCTGGATGCCCGCAACGTCTACCGCAAGGTGACGCGCAAGATCTACGACTTCAGCCCGGAGCAACTGGCCAACCTGACCAGCATCGTCTGGCTCTACCGCGGCCAGCAGGGCCGCTTCCTGTGGCTGGTGCGGGAACATCTGCTTGCCTGCATCCGGGCCGCGCTGGCCAGCCAGGTCCCGCTGCGCGAGGCGCACGCGGCGCTGGCCGCATGGGCCAACCTGCTGCGCAGCCCCCTACAGGAAGGCGACGCGCTGACGGCGCAGGTGGCGCTGGATGACGCCCTGACGCAGTTCAACCGCGATGTCGTGGCCTTCAACACCCAGTCCAACGCCGTCGCCGCGGACGGGATCCCGGACGGTGCGGGCAACACCGAGCTCCATGAAGCCGCGGCGCGGCTTGTGCCGCTGGCCGACGCCAGCCGTGACCTGGTCAAGGCGGTGGACCATCTCTACAAGCTGGCCGGGCATGCGCAGGACGCCAGGCAGGGCGACGCCAACAGCCGCGACCTCAACCGCGTGCGCAAGGCCGCGGACGAGGCCCGCAGGGCCGCCGTGGACGCGCTGAAGCCGGTGCGTTACTTCCACCGGCAGGCGCTGTGGCTGCAGGAACGCTTCCCGGACGCGGAGCTGCGCGATGTGCAGGGGCTGGTCAAGCGCGTAAGCCGCGCCGAGATCGAAGCCAACGACTGGTCGCTGACGCCTGGCCGCTATGTCGGCGTGGCGCCGGAGGAGGTGGACGAGGACTTCGACTTCGAGGCCGCGCTGCGCGACATTCACGTCGAGCTGGCGGGCTTGAACGAAGAGGCAGTGGCGCTGGCGGCGAAGATTGCGCGCAACTTCGAGGAGCTGGGCGCGTGA
- a CDS encoding site-specific integrase: MAKYNADNERIKRRYFTYMKEAGRQSEDSVDNAAAAIARFEVYNGWRDFKAFRVEQAVGFKRDLARQPGQASGKLLSKATLNATLAHLKRFFFWLADQEGFRGRIKYSDADYFNLSEKDARIATAKRPRPVPTFEQLHHALDSLPADTELQRRDRAVFAFTMLTGARDSATASFKLKHIDLAKGAVFQDAREVKTKFSKTFTTYFFPVGGNAQAVLEDWVTYLRTVRLWGEDQPLFPATAMQLGPWGQFEAAGVKPEHWSNADPIRAIFKSTLTAAGLPYFNPHSVRNALALLGQRICKGPEEYKAWSQNLGHEGVLTTFTSYGTVSAQRQAEILRNIQTKGGEDAYDPLAYRTVVKALQDSGLLPSAPSLGPG; encoded by the coding sequence ATGGCTAAGTACAACGCCGACAACGAGCGCATCAAGCGCCGCTACTTCACTTATATGAAGGAAGCGGGGCGGCAGAGCGAGGATTCGGTCGACAACGCGGCGGCGGCGATTGCGCGCTTCGAGGTCTATAACGGGTGGCGTGACTTCAAGGCATTCCGGGTCGAGCAGGCCGTCGGCTTCAAGCGCGATCTGGCGCGACAGCCGGGTCAGGCCAGCGGAAAGCTGCTCAGCAAGGCCACCCTGAACGCGACACTTGCCCATCTGAAACGGTTCTTCTTCTGGCTTGCGGACCAAGAGGGCTTCCGCGGCAGGATCAAGTACTCCGATGCCGACTACTTCAACCTGTCCGAGAAGGATGCCCGGATTGCCACGGCGAAGCGGCCGCGCCCGGTGCCGACCTTTGAACAGCTCCATCACGCCCTGGATTCCTTGCCGGCGGACACCGAGCTGCAGCGTCGCGATCGGGCGGTTTTCGCATTCACCATGCTCACCGGTGCGCGCGACAGCGCCACCGCGTCCTTCAAGTTGAAGCACATCGATTTGGCGAAGGGCGCCGTGTTTCAGGATGCCCGCGAAGTGAAAACCAAGTTCAGCAAGACCTTCACGACCTACTTCTTCCCGGTGGGCGGGAACGCCCAAGCCGTCCTGGAGGACTGGGTCACCTACCTGCGGACCGTACGGTTGTGGGGCGAAGATCAGCCGCTGTTCCCGGCCACCGCAATGCAACTGGGTCCCTGGGGGCAATTCGAAGCTGCGGGGGTGAAACCCGAACATTGGAGCAATGCAGATCCCATCCGGGCCATCTTCAAGAGCACCCTCACGGCTGCTGGCCTGCCGTATTTCAACCCCCACAGCGTCCGCAACGCTTTGGCGCTACTAGGGCAGCGGATCTGCAAGGGACCGGAGGAGTACAAGGCGTGGAGCCAGAATCTGGGCCACGAGGGCGTGCTGACCACGTTCACCAGCTACGGCACGGTGTCTGCGCAACGGCAGGCGGAGATCCTGCGAAACATCCAGACCAAGGGTGGCGAGGACGCCTACGACCCGCTGGCGTATCGCACGGTGGTGAAGGCGCTGCAGGACTCAGGGCTTTTGCCGAGCGCCCCGAGCCTCGGGCCGGGGTAG